Proteins found in one Microcebus murinus isolate Inina unplaced genomic scaffold, M.murinus_Inina_mat1.0 scaf004_hap2_Mmur4.0, whole genome shotgun sequence genomic segment:
- the LOC142866376 gene encoding uncharacterized protein LOC142866376: protein MHSSKVLGHRKFHTIDKPSKCEECGKPFNCYTNLTIHRRIHKGEKPYKCEECSKAFTHCSILTQHKRIHNGEKTYKCEECGKAFTQSTHLIQHKRIHSGEKPYKREECGKAFIKIGDLNRHKRIHTGDKPYKCEECGKAFTWWSTLTRHKIIHTGEKPYKCEECGKAFTQCTKLTQHKRIHSGEKPYKCEECGKAFTQSTYLTEHKRIHSGEKPYKCEECGKAFNNIGHVHRHKRIHTGEKPYKCEECGKAFTRCSTLTLHKRIHTGEKPYKCEECGKAFNKIGHVHRHKRIHTGEKPYKCELCSKVFTWCSTLTLHKRIHSGEKPHKCEECGKAFTQSTHLTEHKRIHSGEKPYKCEECGKAFNKIGHVNRHKRIHTGEKPYKCEECGKAFSRCSTLTLHKRNHNGEKPYKFEDCGKASIQCSHLNLYERVHNRKKLYK from the coding sequence atgcacagctcaaaagttcttggacataggaaatttcacactatagacaaacccagcaagtgtgaagaatgtggaaaaccctttaactgctacacaaatctcactatacataggagaattcacaaaggagagaaaccctacaaatgtgaagaatgtagcaaagcttttacccattgctcaatccttactcaacataaaagaattcataacggagagaaaacatacaaatgtgaagaatgtggcaaagcctttacccagagcacacaccttattcaacataaaagaattcatagtggagagaaaccctacaaacgcgaagaatgtggcaaagcctttatcaagattggagacctcaatcgacataaacgaattcatacaggagacaaaccctacaaatgtgaagaatgtggcaaagcctttacctggtggtCAACCCTAActcgacataaaataattcatactggagagaaaccatacaaatgtgaagaatgtggcaaggcctttacccagtgcacaaaacttacacaacataaaagaattcatagtggagagaaaccctacaaatgtgaagaatgtggcaaggcctttacccagagcacatatCTTACtgaacacaaaagaattcatagtggagagaaaccctacaaatgtgaggaatgtggcaaagcctttaacaacattggacatgtccatcgacataaacgaattcatacaggagagaaaccctacaaatgtgaagaatgtggcaaagcctttacccggtgctcaacccttactctacacaaaagaattcatactggagagaaaccctacaaatgtgaagaatgtggcaaagcctttaacaagattggacatgtccatcgacataaacgaattcacacaggagagaaaccctacaaatgtgagttATGTAGCAAAGtctttacctggtgctcaacccttactctacacaaaagaattcatagtggagagaaaccccacaaatgtgaagaatgtggcaaagcctttacccagagcacacaccttactgaacataaaagaattcacagtggagagaaaccctacaaatgtgaagaatgtggcaaagcctttaacaagattggacatgtcaatcgacataaacgaattcatacaggagagaaaccctacaaatgtgaggaatgtggcaaagccttttcccggtgctcaacacttactcttcataaaagaaatcataatggagagaagccctacaaatttGAGGATTGTGGCAAAGCTTCtatccagtgctcacaccttaatctatatgaaagagttcataacagaaaaaaattgtataaatga